The following proteins are encoded in a genomic region of Ictalurus furcatus strain D&B chromosome 6, Billie_1.0, whole genome shotgun sequence:
- the steap3 gene encoding metalloreductase STEAP3, translating to MSNEMHVPLLLDELDTVDAVHVTPASSTVAILGSGDFSRSLAMRLVACGFGVVVGSRCVRRISPGLFPDAVELNSQEAAVAKAKSLVFMALFPEYYPSLLGLRSALAGKILVDVSNAVAMNSKQPSNAEQLAEMFPDSVVVKGFNTISAWSLQTGAQDGNKQVLLCSDSTEAKHEVGQLARRMGFYPVDVGGLCCAQNLERKPLHLFPSWRGPVLTTFLLFFFFYCYGFIRGILLPYLAYGQNSFYRIVLDLVNESLPCVALVSLALVYLPGLFAAWLQLWRGTKYQRFPRWLDAWLLRRKQLGLLSFLCAALHGVYSLCLPLRTITRRRLINAAFSQVKSGVEMPWDEQDVWRTDLYVSSGVLGLGILSLLAITSLPSVGNILTWREFTFIQSGLGYAALTLSVMHTLVLGWNFAFSSQSYAFYMPPSYMLAVALPCAVLVCRCFLLLPCVSAKLARIRRGWESTRKCPVSQHHRVQANRTVPQV from the exons ATGTCGAATGAGATGCATGTCCCTCTTCTCTTGGATGAATTGGACACAGTTGATGCAGTGCATGTGACTCCAGCTTCTTCCACTGTGGCTATACTGGGTTCCGGTGACTTCTCACGCTCCTTGGCTATGCGCCTGGTGGCATGTGGGTTTGGTGTGGTGGTGGGGAGTCGCTGTGTGAGGCGCATCTCTCCTGGTCTGTTTCCGGATGCGGTGGAGCTGAACAGTCAAGAAGCGGCAGTAGCCAAAGCTAAGAGTCTAGTCTTCATGGCCCTGTTCCCTGAGTACTATCCATCCCTGCTGGGCCTCAGGTCAGCACTGGCTGGAAAGATTCTAGTGGACGTGAGTAATGCTGTGGCGATGAACAGCAAGCAACCATCTAATGCAGAGCAGCTTGCAGAGATGTTCCCAGACAGTGTGGTTGTTAAAGGCTTTAACACAATTTCTGCCTGGTCTCTGCAGACTGGTGCACAGGATGGTAACAAGCAG GTGCTGCTGTGCAGTGACAGTACAGAAGCAAAGCATGAAGTGGGCCAGCTCGCCCGGCGCATGGGCTTCTACCCAGTAGATGTTGGCGGCCTGTGCTGTGCACAGAATCTTGAAAGAAAGCCCTTGCATCTCTTCCCGTCATGGCGTGGCCCTGTCCTCACCACCTTCctgctcttctttttcttctactgCTATGGATTTATCCGTGGGATTCTTCTGCCATACTTAGCCTATGGACAAAACTCCTTTTACAGGATAGTCCTTGACCTAGTGAACGAAAGCCTGCCATGCGTGGCGCTGGTCAGTCTGGCACTGGTGTACCTGCCGGGGCTGTTTGCAGCATGGCTGCAGCTGTGGAGAGGCACCAAGTACCAGCGTTTTCCCCGCTGGCTGGATGCCTGGCTGCTGCGGAGGAAACAGCTTGGCTTACTGAGTTTCCTGTGTGCTGCTCTGCATGGAGTGTACAGCCTCTGCCTTCCACTCCGTACCATCACGCGACGCAGGCTCATCAACGCTGCTTTCTCACAG GTGAAGTCAGGTGTGGAGATGCCATGGGATGAACAGGATGTATGGCGCACTGACCTCTATGTGTCCAGTGGAGTGTTAGGTCTGGGTATCCTCTCCCTGTTGGCTATCACATCTCTACCCTCAGTGGGCAACATCCTCACATGGAGGGAGTTCACCTTTATTCAG TCTGGACTAGGATATGCTGCTTTGACTCTCTCTGTCATGCACACATTGGTGTTAGGCTGGAATTTTGCCTTCTCCTCCCAGTCCTATGCTTTCTACATGCCACCCAGCTACATGCTTGCTGTGGCTCTCCCATGTGCTGTGCTGGTGTGCCGCTGTTTCCTGCTGCTGCCATGTGTCTCCGCCAAGTTAGCACGCATACGCCGGGGCTGGGAAAGCACACGCAAATGCCCTGTGTCACAGCACCACCGAGTGCAGGCGAACAGGACAGTTCCACAGGTCTAG